The Montipora capricornis isolate CH-2021 chromosome 6, ASM3666992v2, whole genome shotgun sequence genome has a window encoding:
- the LOC138050409 gene encoding uncharacterized protein, whose amino-acid sequence MAMYGCIYFDGDKSLSIVPQSKCILRQSFEEGNEVEVSWKNKKGAKQIWLGVVVKIASKEKKAALEKYADSLNKIIHDHLEQNPNTSPRDILLHHARNSELENCGEDEPVTKRKRLSDGATTKQTTKRQKRTPLLERNQNLGTAEVKSVSTQNQKKAAKAREESSIKAMQQMHTSMAVSKNFLSSFPSTTQSSAHMQVRKLSSEITAPLVVTGLQTPTARPDNIQQGNAITQRPGQYQARERTEVTNPLIVTGLQAPTARPSSFPQGKTIAQRPSQYQPGERSEVGTSITELLTPTAPLNNKQQENAICQRPRQYQARGRSPERVQLNVAEREDSSPLSSFEAIAEATSMPESDVVAPPSTKVLPTTPQGMPYSDSVNNGSASYDMWRSSMTALLDMEAEEFEQMSNLASDQKNAHHDLYEENQALRKENQQLKEQLMNMRQQNDFSHPAPTEEVITFLECFTRHYRSSIPSQSSPSSLDLQPCQQYVIKANLSPPTNNSNSTTVKLLDNYDVSVDRTKLRVALQGARQKSPIFLLNKLIPLVFSEEELANSCGLGIHTTSAKSATSKQSIPKLPLDSYKVAACKEYLTAFCIQNDKAYPNSKEVNSAFTQQITYARVKAGRKAKIVDITGL is encoded by the exons TTGATGGGGATAAAAGTTTAAGTATAGTGCCCCAGAGTAAATgcattttaaggcaaagttttgaAGAGGGTAATGAAGTGGAAGTATCATGGAAGAACAAGAAAGGCGCCAAACAAATTTGGTTAGGAGTTGTTGTGAAAATAGCATCAAAAG AGAAAAAGGCAGCACTGGAGAAGTACGCAGATTCGCTCAATAAAATCATTCACGATCATCTGGAGCAGAACCCAAACACCTCTCCCAGAGATATCCTCCTGCACCACGCTAGGAATAGTGAATTAGAGAACTGTGGTGAAGACGAACCTGTAACCAAGCGAAAACGTTTAAGTGATGGAGCGACAACAAAACAGAcaacaaaacgacaaaaaagaaCCCCTCTTTTGGAACGAAATCAGAATTTAGGCACTGCTGAAGTAAAGTCGGTGTCCACACAGAACCAGAAAAAGGCGGCAAAAGCTCGGGAAGAGTCCTCCATCAAAGCTATGCAGCAAATGCACACATCCATGGCCGTTAGCAAGAACTTTCTGAGTTCTTTTCCGTCCACTACGCAGAGTTCGGCTCATATGCAGGTCAGAAAGTTGAGTTCTGAAATCACAGCCCCTCTTGTTGTCACTGGCTTGCAAACACCAACGGCGCGACCCGACAACATTCAGCAAGGAAACGCCATTACACAACGCCCAGGTCAATACCAGGCCAGAGAAAGGACTGAAGTCACAAACCCTCTAATTGTCACAGGTTTGCAGGCACCAACGGCGCGACCCAGCAGCTTCCCGCAAGGAAAAACCATTGCTCAACGCCCAAGCCAATACCAGCCCGGCGAGAGGTCTGAGGTCGGCACATCTATCACCGAGCTTCTAACACCAACGGCGCCACTCAACAACAAGCAGCAAGAAAACGCCATTTGTCAACGCCCACGTCAATACCAGGCCAGAGGGAGGTCTCCAGAAAGAGTGCAACTCAATGTTGCGGAAAGAGAGGACTCCTCTCCTCTATCTTCCTTTGAAGCCATTGCTGAAGCCACTTCCATGCCAGAGTCTGATGTGGTAGCACCACCTTCAACAAAAGTATTGCCAACGACACCGCAGGGAATGCCTTACTCCGACTCAGTCAACAATGGGAGTGCAAGCTATGATATGTGGAGGTCCTCTATGACAGCTCTTTTGGACATGGAAGCAGAAGAATTTGAGCAGATGTCGAATCTCGCATCCGACCAGAAAAATGCTCACCATGATCTTTACGAAGAAAACCAAGCACTTCGGAAAGAAAACCAACAGCTCAAAGAACAGCTGATGAACATGAGGCAACAGAACGATTTCTCTCACCCAG CTCCTACTGAAGAGGTGATAACTTTCCTCGAGTGCTTCACTAGACACTATCGTTCTAGTATTCCCTCTCAAAGTTCGCCATCGTCTTTAGACTTGCAGCCTTGCCAGCAATACGTGATAAAAGCAAATCTCTCGCCACCTACG AACAATTCAAACTCCACAACGGTGAAGCTGCTCGACAACTACGATGTTTCGGTTGATCGAACCAAACTGAGAGTTGCTCTTCAAGGAGCACGCCAGAAGAGCCCCATCTTTTTATTAAATAAACTTATACCTCTGGTGTTCTCCGAAGAAGAGCTAGCTAATTCCTGCGGCCTTGGAATTCACACCACAAGTGCTAAATCCGCGACTTCCAAACAGTCCATTCCAAAGTTACCATTGGATAGCTACAAAGTGGCAGCTTGTAAAG AATATTTGACGGCGTTCTGCATCCAAAACGACAAAGCATATCCAAACAGCAAGGAGGTGAATTCGGCTTTCACGCAACAAATTACTTACGCGAGGGTGAAAGCCGGTAGAAAAGCGAAAATTGTCGATATCACAGGACTATAA